The following proteins come from a genomic window of Populus nigra chromosome 6, ddPopNigr1.1, whole genome shotgun sequence:
- the LOC133695846 gene encoding transcription factor MYB62 yields the protein MLGVTRRICNSREEEGEPRRGPWTLEEDTLLTRYIARNGEGRWNMLAKCAGLKRTGKSCRLRWLNYLKPDVKRGNLTPQEQLLILELHSKLGNRWSKIAQHLPGRTDNEIKNYWRTKVQKEARQLNIEASSTKFLDAVRSFWMPRLPQKMEQASYSSSSTTIDSQSQADRGVRSPSSNSTVPSSLSTLLCPPESKLAHYSNLGGENSSPLTSPHVLSANSDTISPQPEILENPTCSPLHGDTFYNNLILSDTCYDLDGFNQASAGMGTYDNSPLECQMAGGNWVLDSMVDTLWDMDDMWQFRDLRETGI from the exons ATGCTTGGTGTTACAAGGAGGATTTGCAATTCTAGGGAAGAGGAAGGTGAGCCAAGAAGAGGTCCATGGACTCTTGAAGAAGACACTTTGCTTACTCGTTACATTGCTCGTAACGGTGAAGGTCGTTGGAACATGTTAGCAAAATGTGCAG GACTGAAGAGAACCGGAAAGAGTTGCAGATTGAGATGGCTGAATTACCTAAAACCTGACGTCAAGCGTGGAAATCTTACTCCACAAGAACAGCTTTTGATTCTTGAACTGCACTCCAAGTTGGGTAACAG GTGGTCAAAGATTGCACAACATCTGCCTGGAAGAACAGACAACGAAATCAAGAACTATTGGAGGACAAAGGTGCAGAAAGAGGCGCGCCAACTTAACATTGAGGCTAGTAGTACGAAGTTTCTTGATGCTGTTAGGAGTTTTTGGATGCCGAGATTGCCTCAAAAAATGGAGCAggcttcttattcttcttcctcGACAACAATTGACTCACAATCACAAGCTGATCGTGGAGTCAGGTCTCCATCATCCAATTCCACAGTTCCTAGTTCATTGTCAACGTTGTTGTGTCCTCCTGAAAGCAAATTGGCACACTATTCAAATCTTGGCGGTGAAAATTCAAGTCCACTCACAAGCCCTCACGTTCTTTCTGCAAATTCCGATACAATCTCACCGCAGCCTGAAATTCTTGAAAACCCAACTTGTTCGCCTCTCCATGGTGATACTTTCTACAACAACTTAATTTTGAGTGACACCTGCTATGACCTAGATGGATTCAATCAGGCTTCTGCTGGAATGGGCACTTATGACAATTCACCATTGGAATGCCAGATGGCTGGAGGCAATTGGGTGCTTGATAGCATGGTAGATACTTTATGGGATATGGATGACATGTGGCAGTTTAGGGACTTGAGAGAAACAGGCATCTAG